Proteins from a single region of Geothrix sp. PMB-07:
- the kdpB gene encoding potassium-transporting ATPase subunit KdpB — protein MVSHSRQDAQARPLFEPNIVRRAVLDSFRKLSPLHQLRNPVMFTVWICSAFTTGLWIQAQINSGGGHGEGRPTFILAISLWLWFTLLFANFAEAMAEGRGKAQADSLRKSKRDVKAKRLVGTDRLGAHQVVDAPDLRINDLVLVEAGETIPGDGEVVEGVASVNESAITGESAPVIRESGGDRSAVTGGTLVLSDWLVIRISSNPGESFLDRMIAMVEGAKRQKTPNEIALDILLAGLTIVFLLATATLLPFSIFATKAAGQGLPVSLTVLVSLLVCLIPTTIGGLLSAIGIAGMDRMIQANVIATSGRAVEAAGDVDVLLLDKTGTITLGNRQAVAFVPAEGIDLQLLADAAQLSSLSDETPEGRSIVVLAKEQYGLRERDLHALDAHFVPFTAQTRMSGVNLGDRQIRKGAASAIEDYVQSRGGKFPDDLRRTVDQIAMAGGTPLVVAEGSQALGVIQLKDIVKGGIKERFAELRGMGIKTVMITGDNPLTAAAIAAEAGVDDFLAQATPEAKLKLIREYQAGGRLVAMTGDGTNDAPALAQADVAVAMNSGTQAAKEAGNMVDLDSNPTKLIEIVEIGKQMLMTRGSLTTFSIANDVAKYFAILPAAFVATYPALGALNIMGLHSPESAILSAVIFNALIIVVLIPLALRGVKYRAVGAAQLLQRNLLLYGAGGLVVPFIGIKLIDWLLVALHLAA, from the coding sequence ATGGTTTCCCATTCCAGGCAGGATGCCCAAGCCCGCCCCCTTTTCGAACCCAATATCGTGCGCCGCGCGGTGCTCGATTCCTTCCGGAAGCTGAGCCCGCTGCACCAGCTTCGCAACCCCGTGATGTTCACCGTGTGGATCTGCAGCGCCTTCACCACGGGCCTGTGGATCCAGGCCCAGATCAATAGTGGGGGTGGTCACGGGGAAGGCCGACCCACCTTCATCCTGGCCATCTCGCTCTGGCTGTGGTTCACCCTGCTCTTCGCCAATTTCGCCGAGGCCATGGCCGAAGGCAGAGGCAAGGCTCAGGCGGATTCGCTGCGAAAATCCAAGCGGGATGTGAAAGCCAAGCGGCTCGTCGGCACCGACCGTCTGGGGGCCCATCAGGTGGTGGATGCCCCGGATCTGCGCATCAACGACCTCGTGCTGGTCGAGGCAGGCGAAACCATTCCCGGTGATGGCGAGGTGGTGGAAGGCGTGGCCTCCGTCAACGAAAGCGCCATCACCGGCGAAAGCGCGCCCGTCATCCGCGAGAGTGGTGGCGATCGCTCCGCCGTCACGGGTGGCACCCTGGTGCTGTCCGACTGGCTGGTCATCCGCATTTCATCCAACCCCGGGGAGAGTTTCCTGGATCGCATGATCGCCATGGTGGAGGGTGCCAAGCGCCAGAAGACGCCCAACGAGATCGCCCTGGACATCCTCCTGGCGGGGCTCACCATCGTCTTCCTCCTGGCCACGGCCACCCTGCTGCCCTTCTCCATCTTTGCCACCAAGGCCGCGGGCCAGGGACTTCCCGTCAGCCTCACGGTGCTCGTCTCGCTGCTGGTCTGCCTCATCCCCACCACCATCGGCGGGCTGCTGAGTGCCATCGGCATCGCGGGCATGGATCGCATGATCCAGGCCAACGTCATCGCCACCTCGGGCCGCGCCGTGGAAGCCGCAGGCGATGTGGATGTGCTGCTGCTGGACAAGACCGGCACCATCACCCTGGGCAACCGCCAGGCCGTGGCCTTCGTACCGGCCGAGGGCATCGACCTCCAGCTGCTCGCCGACGCCGCCCAGCTCTCCTCCCTCTCCGACGAGACCCCCGAAGGCCGCAGCATCGTGGTTCTGGCCAAGGAACAGTACGGGCTCCGTGAGCGGGATCTGCATGCCCTGGATGCCCACTTCGTGCCGTTTACCGCCCAGACCCGCATGAGCGGCGTGAATCTGGGAGACCGTCAGATCCGCAAGGGCGCGGCCTCTGCCATCGAGGATTACGTTCAATCCAGGGGCGGGAAGTTCCCCGATGACCTGCGCCGCACCGTGGATCAGATCGCCATGGCCGGGGGCACGCCGCTGGTGGTGGCCGAGGGTTCCCAGGCACTGGGCGTCATTCAACTCAAAGACATCGTGAAGGGCGGCATCAAGGAACGCTTCGCCGAGCTGCGCGGCATGGGCATCAAGACCGTGATGATCACCGGCGACAACCCGCTCACCGCCGCTGCCATCGCCGCCGAAGCGGGCGTGGATGATTTCCTCGCCCAGGCCACGCCCGAGGCGAAGCTCAAGCTCATCCGCGAGTACCAGGCCGGCGGCCGTCTCGTGGCCATGACCGGCGATGGCACCAATGACGCGCCCGCCCTGGCCCAGGCCGATGTGGCCGTGGCCATGAACAGCGGCACCCAGGCGGCCAAGGAGGCCGGGAACATGGTGGATCTGGATTCCAATCCCACCAAGCTCATCGAGATCGTGGAGATCGGCAAGCAGATGCTCATGACCCGCGGTTCGCTGACCACCTTCAGCATCGCCAACGACGTGGCCAAATACTTCGCCATCCTGCCCGCCGCCTTCGTGGCCACCTACCCCGCCCTGGGGGCACTCAACATCATGGGCCTGCACAGCCCCGAAAGCGCCATCCTGTCGGCTGTGATCTTCAACGCGCTGATCATCGTGGTGCTCATCCCGTTGGCCCTGCGCGGCGTCAAATACAGGGCCGTCGGGGCCGCCCAATTGCTCCAACGCAACCTGCTGCTCTACGGCGCGGGCGGCTTGGTGGTGCCCTTCATTGGCATCAAGCTCATCGACTGGCTGCTCGTCGCCCTGCATCTCGCCGCCTAA
- the kdpC gene encoding potassium-transporting ATPase subunit KdpC: MNLQLRPALVSFIALSVITGLAYPFVITGFSRVLFPHKAAGSLIRADGKVIGSELIGQSFTSPKDFWGRPSATVDANGKPLPFNGANSGGSNLAPSNPDLKKAVDERIAALRAADPEATGPVPVDLVTASASGLDPHISPAAAAYQVHRVAKARGLDEAKVRDVVAANTEGAQLGVLGDARVNVLKLNLALEALPR, from the coding sequence ATGAACCTGCAACTCCGTCCTGCCCTCGTGTCCTTCATCGCCCTCAGCGTCATCACGGGCCTCGCCTACCCATTCGTCATCACGGGCTTCTCCAGGGTGCTGTTCCCGCATAAGGCGGCGGGCAGCCTGATCCGGGCCGACGGCAAGGTGATCGGTTCCGAGCTCATCGGCCAATCCTTCACCTCACCCAAAGACTTCTGGGGTCGCCCCTCGGCCACGGTGGATGCCAACGGCAAGCCCCTGCCCTTCAACGGCGCCAACAGCGGTGGCTCGAACCTGGCCCCCAGCAATCCCGATCTGAAGAAGGCCGTGGATGAACGCATCGCCGCCCTGCGCGCCGCCGATCCCGAGGCCACCGGCCCCGTTCCGGTCGACCTGGTAACCGCCTCGGCCAGCGGTCTGGACCCTCACATCAGCCCCGCCGCCGCCGCCTACCAGGTGCATCGCGTGGCCAAGGCCCGCGGCCTGGATGAAGCCAAGGTTCGCGATGTCGTGGCGGCGAACACCGAAGGCGCCCAGCTGGGCGTTCTGGGCGATGCCCGCGTGAACGTGCTGAAGCTCAACCTGGCTCTGGAGGCGCTCCCCCGATAG